CATTATTGGAATTAGTAAAACAAGAATCTGCAGtctcagtaaaataaaaattgtccaTCTTCATGCTTAAAAAGTTGCAGTGAGTTACAACTTAACTTAATcgggatattataaaaaaacataagtccggtaatgttaaataaaacacgcgtgtctaatatcttAGTTTATGAGCCTTGTTTTTGTCATAAGGTTTCCGTTACGAACAAGtgtggtgataaataaatagggatatacttaaataaaaaacaacagacATATTAAGTGTTTAATGTTTCTGCATACCAGATTTTAAAGCTGTATATGCTGAATATGATGACTTTAATATCATCATTAAGCATTCGAAATTCAGATTCGCTATACCGCCAGCTGACATTAAAAGAGTCTTTTGTGAAATTAATAGCATCAAAAGAATAGTTTTTTGATTGGCAACATTGAAATTTTGCCATTCACAACCGTATAAGGCTCCTTCAAATTCACGGCAAGCGTCTATCAATTTTTGACCTGAAAGGCAGTCTATAAACATCAGAACAAGGGTAAATGGCAATTGtagatatgtattttctaatccTCCGAGAAGTTCTGTTATTATCGCCACAGTCATTATGACGTACTCTATGGCGAGAGTGTCACATAattcttcatttaatttttggaaaatattgatatttgtaACGTGATAATTGAATAAAGTTCTTAGTCGTCTTTGTATAAAatcattttcaatattttcttttttatgcaatgcgtatattttattctgtaccTTATGGTGCATAATTTTGTAGAAGTTTTGACTATCTTTCCAAAGATTTTTTACTTCTACACCAATCGTTTTTATTTGAGCTTCAATGTAACCGACGATTACTATGACGTATACGGCTACATTTATCATCACATATACACAAAAGaatatactaataattgacATCGTAAGAGCTATTTCATAATTAGGTGACTCCAACATCGGCTCTAAACCTGAAAAAAGAAACCTCTTTTAAATATCCCTtttcctatccctatccctactaatattataaatgtcaatgttagtttgtttcttacgctttcacgcaaaacctacttaaccaatcctcatgaaattttgtacacatattcttggaagtgttagaagtaatataggatactttttatcccgacattaagctcggttcctttgggagaggggatgaaagtgtttgacgattttacaccataactccggcaAATTACCGatttaataaccgatttaaataattatgtttttactatagaggttataatatgtgtttaatttttccaaaaCGTTGTGCTGATCTgttgaatgtagttggagatataggacagaactcctcagcggacagcagcaaaccccgtcatttaaggcttagcgatactgaatactttaatgccaattgaatgccacatcaaaaaacgaaGTCGAACGAagagacgaagtcgcgggcaaaagctagtagatatataataataacaaaggaGCACTGTTTAAATGTACTTGCAGGTTTactagatcatcatcatcatcatcatcatgttaaAATTGTAACTGACTTGAAAATCACTAAATCATGTCCAGCAACCGAAAAATAACTGCCAAATGTCATCTTTCAGATGTCACATGTCACCTGCCAGTTGTCCCATGTCAAATGTCACATATCATTATCTTGGCAGTACCAAatcttttaatttcataaataaaaccgATAAAgaaagtgaatattttaaatatccgcttgctttaacggtaaaggaaaacatcataaggaaacctacatgcttgagagttctgcataacgtTCTGCAAGGCGTGAGAGGTCTTAGCCatcttattctgagagaagaccgtgccctgtagtgggtcggtaattgtTTGTAGTAAATGATAGTAGTAACTAGGTCCTAGACCAATTCAGTGTTCTTTATTCCTTACCATAAATGATGTATGTATCCTCAGTGAAATGTCGACCGGGCCTTAAAAAGGGAAATACGGCAAATATAGCGGCGTTGGTTGCTAAAATAATCCAAATAGTGAGAGCTCGTTTCTTAACCATTCGTAGATTCTTGCGTAAGTTCATCGTAAGTCTAGTTCCAGGTTCCATTAGTGCGTCAAATGCTAGGATTTTTCTAACAGTTTCTCTTGCTTGACTTCTgcgttgaaaaatataaaatcaaattccCTAACTATTAAGTTGTTAAATTAACCTGATGatatattgatgttggaaaatactTACACGTGTAATatcataaagataaattttataattgaagTGACACTAGCAGCCATAAGTGACACGGCTATAGCAACTTCAGTAAAATTCTCAGTTAGGGCGCTTTTAGTGTCACGCGGATTTGCTCACGCACGCGGGATTGGACCGCATGCGTAAAATTTCACGCTGCGGATCATACGCAGCATGAGTTTCAGTTTTCTACGGGCTGCGTAACGGTATAGACGTGTTCAAAAATGATCAATGTCAGAAGAATATGTGTCGCTTACATACTTTACAAACGACGAAACAAGAAGACAAGAGTACATGTTGATCCCTTTCTTGAAAATAGGCTTCTTGCTGGGGCGTTTGTTACACGCTTTGgaaaactacaaaataatgaacgtaaatttaaaaattactttcgaATGTCCATTCGTTCTTTTGATGAACTGTTGTGTAAAATTGAGAATAAGCTACAAAAAAGCAGTTTACGAAGGATTACAATACAACCGATTGAGAGGCTCGCTATTACATTaaggtaagttttaaattttaaatatttaatttcctgCTATGATTTAGTGGAAAGGGATTTGAACAGGTAGGATAAACGTTTTTTGACTTCAAATTACTGTCATGTGTAAATTTacatgtgcaaaaaaaaaattttgtcatGTACTCTGAAATTTCATTGTtcataatttcattcaatttcatgttgaaatttcattaaataagattatttcaCTCATAAAATGTCGCCATTAAAGTGGAATCATTCCTACCTTTCATCACACgctacttattataatatagataaaagttATAGGTTTGCACATGACAGtaatttaaagtcaaaaaaaGTCCTTAATTGGTTTGGGATTGGTACGTTCAACCTACATacacaatccttttttttatctgataaAGTACACATGGCCACAGATCAAGTTACCCAAAACCAGCATAAATGGAACTCGCGCCTTGCGTATTATCATACTTAGGTAACCCGTCGGAGTCCCGCTTATACTGGATTTGAGTAACTTGATCTGTGCCGTGTGTACAACCGCACTCATATGACTAAACAAACAATTAGAGAGAAACTGGAGAAAAAAAGTTAATCGtactcattttaataaaaagagttttattcataaattaaaaaatcaaattttacatcattcatttctttgtaaatttgtatcctGAGCGTTGACATTACTTTCGCCTGTAGATGATGTTGTTGCTGGGGTATAAATTACGTCATAAGACGTGATATTAAACAGGCCGCTTTCAGTCGAAATAAGAGTTTCATTGTCATTCACTGCAGCAGAACTAATAGCATTGTCGTTAAGACTCGAAGTATCCTGGATTATACTATTGGTTTGGTAATCTTGATTTATCGGTGACAAACTGTCAAGCTCAGTAAAACCACTAGAACTTGTTGTAGGTATGGGACTGTAGTATGCAGGTTGTGTTTGACTTTCCATTTCCATAACTATATTTAACACTTTTGTTCTGAACATTAGTTTTTGATATCTAGTGAATCTTTTTAATGAAGGCTGCAGAGACTGAAAGAAAGCCAAATCCTCACTTTCTAGCTCCAGTTGATTAGACTTTAAGCATTCTAATAACTGTGCCTCAAATTCAGATGGTGCTTGCTTTTTAGATTttacttgtttttgttttgatgttGGGTGAGAACTTTCTTGACGTGAAGTATCTGGTTGCGTGGACTCATTAGGTGTTTCTAAATTACTTTGTTCAGACATTTCTTCACAGAGTGACTCTTCTCCAGCAGTTTCCGTTGTACTGTCTAAGAAAGTCAAAATGTCATAGTAAgaatatttcttcttcttcttcttactcCCAGAGCCGGATGGCTGATTTTTTTCAGATATCTTGTCTTTCTGGTAAGTGTCCCTTGCTGTTCGCCAGCGTTGTTGTATTTTCTTGTCTGAaatgacaaaatataataagtaagtgGCAAAAGTACACACAGTTTCAGATCAAGTTACCCAAAACCAGTACCAATAAAATCTAACGTAGCTATAGTACTGTAgttaaaacgaattaaaaacttCTAGCGCTAGCTACTTCCGTGCCCTTTCACCTTAagggtatttatttttcttctgaaGTAAAATTCGAGCGGTGCATGCTGTCTTATGTCTGATGTCagcattattaatatattatgttatcatattattaatatattgtttttgttttcagataTTTGGCAACTGGTAATACATTCACTGATCTACACTATTCCTATGTGATTGGAATTGCAACAATTAGCGAAATAGTAAGACAAGTTTGTTACATAATATGGATTGAACTAAAGTCTGAATGTATTCCACAGCTTAATGGGATCAAATGGAAAGAAATCGCAGAGGGATTTCTCACATATACAAATTTTCCTAATTGCTTGGGTGCAATTGATGGAAAACATATAAGAGTGATTCGGCCGCCGCACAGTGGatcactatattttaattataagaaatattattctgTAGTGCTCCTCGCAATGTGTGATGctgattataattttacatatattaatGTCGGTACCAGTGGAAGCAACGCCGATTCAACCATCTTTAGAAGGAGTCAATTGTATACGAAACTGGAAAGTAACACGTTGGGTATCCCTGACCCGCAAGAGTTGCCTATTATTTGCCCCGAAGTAGCTTATCCATCTAGTGTAAGAGCAAAGTTGCCGTTCGTGATAGTGGGAGACGAGGCATTTGGTTTATCATCACATGTGATGCGGCCTTATGCTCGTGATAATTTAccttacaaaaagaaaatatttaattaccgtCTGTCCAGAGCTAGAAGGTACATAGAATGCACTTTTGGAATTATgtcaaataaatttagaatatttCACAGATCCATGAATGTCAAGTTAGATCTAGCACAATTAATAGTCAAGACGGCATGTGTACTTCacaatttcataaggaaacggGATGGCTACAAGGTCAGCCATACATTTGTCACAAATGGTTTTACGGGACCACTACCCAGGCAGCAGACTGAAAGTAGTAATACGTCGGCAAGTAATATCAGAGATATATTTGCAGATTACTTTATCAATGAAGGAAAAGTCTCCTGGCAACAccgatatataattaattaactaaactCAAAAGGTTTTAGAAGGTTTTTGATGTTATttgtgaattaaataattatgcttatattaataaagtaatgatgcttgtataaataaaataatgaaccaAACACATACCCGCCTCTTTTCTTTCCTCTTCGCTCAAATTTTCGTAGTTAGGTGCCAATTCCTTCAAAATATCTCTCCATGCAGCCTCCCTCGCGTCCCTGTTTTTGTATAATTCATTGCGTTTATCCCACAAAACGGGCCGCAGATGAACTTCAATGATTACTCGTTCTGTATCGATTTTCATTTCGGTAGTACAATACGGCGCGTGCGCCCCGCTCGACTCTAAAATGGGCACTGAAGTTGTAGGCAGCGCTTACGCATGCGGATACCCCGCACCGGGGTGACGCCCCGCACAGCGCCCCGCGTCCCGCGTGCGTTTATCACGCTTTACAATAGATACCTATATGAAATTGTTCTTTGCGGATGCTACGCATGCGGTCCAATCCCGCGTGCGTGAGCAAATCCGCGTGACACTAAAAGCGCCCTTACTGAATAACGAATCAACACTAGCCAAAACGTGGAGAACACGTAAACGTAGAAATAGCAGGCTCCAGCCACGATTGTTGCAGCATAGTAGAACCAAGATACACCTATGAAGTTCATATTCTAGATTTAATGCAATAGTAGACTTTTATAAAAGATGTTAACTTGTCGATTAGAATTAAATTactaaaagataaataaaaatcacactttTATTTAGAAGTAGCAGCaggaagtaatatttttaaggaGTATAAATGATTGTTCTTACTTTTGACATCATTTATGTAGATATTTATTGTGATGGTTTTCAACAAAAGAGCGACGTTTTCTATTATTACGGGAAAGCTATCGtgatttaaagtaaattttcgaAGAGTTGCTTTCATATCTTGTAGTTTCATATTGAACGATGGTAAATTGTAGTTTTTCtgtaagtacataaaataaaatatattaaaactcacTGGATTAATTGTGTAATAATACATCACTGGATGTAATCATTATATCTACATATGGAAGTAAAATACTGAAAAGTGGAAATAGGCCTTTTGTGGGTTTTCCAAATTTGACGGTCCTGTAGCACTTTGGCGTCCAGTCCGTCTTCCTGAGAGTAATTTGATGTCGCCAGTACCAAGTTCGGAGTCTACCAACTCCACGATTAGCAGTGTGGATTGTCGTTCGGTTCCTCCAGCTAAGTGCCCTACCCAATACCAATACAGCTTCGCGATTCGtagagctatgtcggtagctgATCGGTAACTGATGTGTCGGATCTTTTACTGATATCATCATATCTGATATGATCATGTAGAGATACCGATTAATAGAGACAAACCCCGCTCTCAGATATCGGCTTGTTCGAGAGGCTGGAAATTGATGAACCTTAGTACGAATatggattttataaaaaacaatgtcACAAAAGTTGCCCGCCTGAGGTCGAAATTGGACCAACCTAACTAAATTGTGGGTCCCATGTCCATATTTACCGTCAATTTCTAGTGCAGAGCTTTCAACGGTTTCTGGGTGGAGTGGAATGACGCATTAGATACAATTTTCGCCTCTCTCATGTTCATTCGCAGGAACCTGTTGAGAAATTCTCACGAGTTCATGTATGAGCATTGTATAAAGGTTTCCAGAACATTCGCCAACAATACTACATCAACGACAATCTGAATATAAATACTCGCTGGTCTTGATGACGCTAAGTCCGTTCCAATTCAGAAAAAGACGTTGGGTAATGCATATTCCATCAGACAAGAAACCAGTTTCCAGATACTGATACAGATTGCAGTGGTTGGAAGTAGACAACTATTTCAAAAATGGTGTAAAAACTACTTCTAGATGTAACTAAGTGGCGAGATAGTTATGTGATTCTTGAGCAAAATATCATCGCCTTTTTTGAAAAACATAATCACCATACCCTTTATCATGAATCTTGCGTTGTGCCCTCGTGCATGGCAGAACTGAACAATCGATTAAGGTCTAACATAAGTATTCGTTTTACACCCACTTTCAGGAATGCCGTCCGGAGTTACGTCCAAGTTTCCGTCAAGTTATACCGTCATTAGGTCCACGTCGCTCCTGTTTGAGAGCTACGAAGCTTCTAGAAAACTATGTCAATAGTCACCAGGCTTGGCATGCCGTTGATAACAATACGGGTGCGTGAAGGGTAGGTGAGGTAGACAATTTGGAAAGCTGACTGGTAATTGCTTCCCCTTACACCCGTTGTGTTTTTTACCCTTGAGCTATCGACTGCTTCTACGTAACTGCATATATTTACTCTATGGTTGTACATGTTGATTTTTCAAACGGCTTTATGCATTTAATCGATTTCACCTGACCACAAGATTGTCACTGTCTGTTTCAAATATCTGTTTTAACAAAACAACCAAAATAACGTTTTTGTTATGCGGTcgttttatatgttatatatataagtaagatCCAGCCAACCTTCGAACATAAAGAAAAACGAGTGCGGGTGTGGCCAAATATTTTTAGGAagtaaaaactatataaataaacactatataaatacatatatatattatacatacaatttatacatacgcgtatgtttatatatcactttcgggggctgagttcgaatcccagcacgcaccgctaacttttctaagttttatgcgttttaagtataattaaaatatcacttgcttcaacgttgaaggagaacatcgtgaggaaacctgcatgcctgagagttctacataatgttctcagaggtgtgtggagcccaccaatgtgcattgggccagcgtggtgaactacggcattaattccttctcattttggaaggagacctgtgctctgtagtgggccggtagtcgtgtgtattcataaaaaaaaagctaaatacATGAAAACAGTGTAAAGAGACATGGAGACAATAATGATAACGCTGCGGAGAAGGGTGTCactcaaacctttttttaagaGATACTCCTACACACAATTATATTGGTAATGTAATTAGTTACATTTCCTCGTCAATATTATGAGATGtgcaataattataagttatcaGCCACACTAGACGGTATATGATTATAAGAAttgagtaatattttaatttcgaatACGCGTGCGTGTTGTTTTAAATTGTCTTTTGTTTTTTCTAGATAGAAtagttttttattctattttcctATTCTGATcgcattaaatattttacatcccTTGATTGACGCGGAAATTGGTTTCAGCGTTTTAATTATACAAGGGTAAGGAAATAAAGGTCTTTAAAATATTGATGGAAAAAATTTCAAGCAATTATTTTTCTAGTTCTTCAGCAGTTATAAACTTACAGAgaattcaataataaatgtaattcgacaatacacacatcgcaatctagccccaaagtaagcgtagcttgtgttatgggtactaagatcacagatgaatattttttaatgaataatatatacagaaatacttaaaatatacatataaacaccaagacactgaaaaacagccatgttcatcacatcaacatttcccagttgtgggaatcgaaccctcggccttggtctcagaaagcagggtcgctgcccactgcgccaatcagccgtcatttaacttaaataaattcttaaagtACAATCCATTGAAGCGGTGTTAGCATAGTAgttaaagcggtgatatcctaCTGGTTAGAACTtcagctttactttcggggggccgaattcggGATATTCGGATTCGGCCggcttcggagcgaaacttgcgtagagatTGCCGAAGACTTGGTAgactgccgaagatctgtttagtggcgtataaagattgaataaattataaattataccatacagattctcctgcttttcgcggagaatagaaattttatttatttattaacgaaccaacgaaaaatttatttttctggggaaataataataataataagaagaaataatagcaaatttagaaatatttctttttatataataacagaTTTCGTTCTTCCGGCACCATTCTACGACAGAACAGAGGGACACCGTGAACGGTGTCATCCTTATGTGGATCGCTGTCCGCATTCGTACGAAACGCTGTTCATCTACGTTTCTCATACGTATTAAGGTTTGGAATGATCTTCCGGCATCGATGTTTCCTGCcacatacaacttgaatgccttcaaggcaagtgtgaataggcattttctaggcaagcgtgccccaacttagaccgcattaTTGCTTTCCATCGGGCATGATAGTTATCAAGCGCAAGCCTTAtccagtttaaaaaataaaaaaattacctaaaagTTTACACATATTGAAGACAGCAGTGGGAAGCAAGGGATGGGTTAGGAATATTGCTTTTTGTGCAATGATATTGTTAAATGTAATATGAGGGTTTTggtagttctttttttttgtttttataccaGCGCTTGAATGCAATCactcctgatggtaagttatgatacaTATGGTATATGATACAAGgtagagcgcgcttgcctaaaatATGCCTTATTCTTCTTTCTCCTGGGCTTGGCgctctattgtatttttatttctgagtattttctctgtggtgtactaTTGAACCTGCGACTATCTGGCAGTCGCGGCcag
The sequence above is a segment of the Pararge aegeria chromosome 17, ilParAegt1.1, whole genome shotgun sequence genome. Coding sequences within it:
- the LOC120630912 gene encoding protein ANTAGONIST OF LIKE HETEROCHROMATIN PROTEIN 1-like, translating into MINVRRICVAYILYKRRNKKTRVHVDPFLENRLLAGAFVTRFGKLQNNERKFKNYFRMSIRSFDELLCKIENKLQKSSLRRITIQPIERLAITLRYLATGNTFTDLHYSYVIGIATISEIVRQVCYIIWIELKSECIPQLNGIKWKEIAEGFLTYTNFPNCLGAIDGKHIRVIRPPHSGSLYFNYKKYYSVVLLAMCDADYNFTYINVGTSGSNADSTIFRRSQLYTKLESNTLGIPDPQELPIICPEVAYPSSVRAKLPFVIVGDEAFGLSSHVMRPYARDNLPYKKKIFNYRLSRARRYIECTFGIMSNKFRIFHRSMNVKLDLAQLIVKTACVLHNFIRKRDGYKVSHTFVTNGFTGPLPRQQTESSNTSASNIRDIFADYFINEGKVSWQHRYIIN
- the LOC120630913 gene encoding uncharacterized protein LOC120630913, with the translated sequence MKIDTERVIIEVHLRPVLWDKRNELYKNRDAREAAWRDILKELAPNYENLSEEERKEADKKIQQRWRTARDTYQKDKISEKNQPSGSGSKKKKKKYSYYDILTFLDSTTETAGEESLCEEMSEQSNLETPNESTQPDTSRQESSHPTSKQKQVKSKKQAPSEFEAQLLECLKSNQLELESEDLAFFQSLQPSLKRFTRYQKLMFRTKVLNIVMEMESQTQPAYYSPIPTTSSSGFTELDSLSPINQDYQTNSIIQDTSSLNDNAISSAAVNDNETLISTESGLFNITSYDVIYTPATTSSTGESNVNAQDTNLQRNE